The following are encoded in a window of Pan troglodytes isolate AG18354 chromosome 4, NHGRI_mPanTro3-v2.0_pri, whole genome shotgun sequence genomic DNA:
- the GPR151 gene encoding G-protein coupled receptor 151, with protein MLAAAFADSNSSSMNVSFAHLHFAGGYLPSDSQDWRTIIPALLVAVCLVGFVGNLCVIGILLHNAWKGKPSMIHSLILNLSLADLSLLLFSAPIRATAYSKSVWDLGWFVCKSSDWFIHTCMAAKSLTIVVVAKVCFMYASDPAKQVSIHNYTIWSVLVAIWTVASLLPLPEWFFSTIRHHEGVEMCLVDVPAVAEEFMSMFGKLYPLLAFGLPLFFASFYFWRAYDQCKKRGTKTQNLRNQIRSKQVTVMLLSIAITSALLWLPEWVAWLWVWHLKAAGPAPPQGFIALSQVLMFSISSANPLIFLVMSEEFREGLKGVWKWMITKKPPTVSESQQTPAGNSEGLPDNVPSPESPASIPEKEKPSSPSSGKGKTEKAEIPILPDVEQFWHERDTVPSVQDNDPIPWEHEDQETGEGVK; from the coding sequence ATGCTGGCAGCTGCCTTTGCAGACTCTAACTCCAGCAGCATGAATGTGTCCTTTGCTCACCTCCACTTTGCCGGAGGGTACCTGCCCTCTGATTCCCAGGACTGGAGAACCATCATCCCGGCTCTCTTGGTGGCTGTCTGCCTGGTGGGCTTCGTGGGAAACCTGTGTGTGATTGGCATCCTCCTTCACAATGCTTGGAAAGGAAAGCCATCCATGATCCACTCCCTGATTCTGAATCTCAGCCTGGCTGATCTCTCCCTCCTGCTGTTTTCTGCACCTATCCGAGCTACGGCGTACTCCAAAAGTGTTTGGGATCTAGGCTGGTTTGTCTGCAAGTCCTCTGACTGGTTTATCCACACATGCATGGCAGCCAAGAGCCTGACAATCGTTGTGGTGGCCAAAGTATGCTTCATGTATGCAAGTGACCCAGCCAAGCAAGTGAGTATCCACAACTACACCATCTGGTCAGTGCTGGTGGCCATCTGGACTGTGGCTAGCCTGTTACCCCTGCCGGAATGGTTCTTTAGCACCATCAGGCATCATGAAGGTGTGGAAATGTGCCTCGTGGATGTACCAGCTGTGGCTGAAGAGTTTATGTCGATGTTTGGTAAGCTCTACCCACTCTTGGCATTTGGCCTTCCATTATTTTTTGCCAGCTTTTATTTCTGGAGAGCTTATGACCAATGTAAAAAACGAGGAACTAAGACTCAAAATCTTAGAAACCAGATACGCTCAAAGCAAGTCACAGTGATGCTGCTGAGCATTGCCATCACCTctgctctcctgtggctcccCGAATGGGTAGCTTGGCTGTGGGTATGGCATCTGAAGGCTGCAGGCCCGGCCCCACCACAAGGTTTCATAGCCCTGTCTCAAGTCTTGATGTTTTCCATCTCTTCAGCAAATCCTCTCATTTTTCTTGTGATGTCGGAAGAGTTCAGGGAAGGCTTGAAAGGTGTATGGAAATGGATGATAACCAAAAAACCTCCAACTGTCTCAGAGTCTCAGCAAACACCAGCTGGCAACTCAGAGGGTCTTCCTGACAACGTTCCATCTCCAGAATCCCCAGCATCCATACCAGAAAAAGAGAAACCCAGCTCTCCCTCCTCTGGCAAAGGGAAAACTGAGAAGGCAGAGATTCCCATCCTTCCTGATGTAGAGCAGTTTTGGCATGAGAGGGACACAGTCCCTTCTGTACAGGACAATGACCCTATCCCCTGGGAACATGAAGATCAAGAGACAGGGGAAGGTGTTAAATAG